A window of the Homalodisca vitripennis isolate AUS2020 unplaced genomic scaffold, UT_GWSS_2.1 ScUCBcl_622;HRSCAF=3039, whole genome shotgun sequence genome harbors these coding sequences:
- the LOC124370883 gene encoding platelet-activating factor acetylhydrolase IB subunit beta homolog has translation MNRCVIPAISEDVQGDDRWMSQHNQHLADTKDREPDVLWIGDSIISHLKQRPMWNDLFEPLHSLNFGLSGDTTQNVLWRIHNGALDNIKPKVVVVHVGTNNFGDSPDDISDGIVEIVNVIRERHPETYIIFVELFPRGHHPNPLRERNASVNELVRRKLQGRSRVQTVNCEKGLVGADGTISHHDMPDYLHFSDAGYRKALEPLHDLLLQLLTEGEEERDLTPSE, from the exons atgaATCGATGCGTAATACCTGCTATTAGTGAAGATGTCCAAGGTGATGACAGATGGATGAGCCAG CATAACCAACATTTAGCTGACACTAAAGATAGAGAACCAGATGTATTGTGGATTGGAGATTCCATTATCAGCCATTTGAAGCAGAGACCAATGTGGAATGATCTGTTTGAACCGCTTCATTCTTTGAACTTCGGTTTATCTGGTGACACCACACAGAATGTTCTCTGGAGGATACACAATGGTGCCTTGGACAATATAAAGCCAAAG GTAGTAGTTGTACATGTAGGAACAAACAATTTTGGAGACTCACCTGATGATATTTCTGATGGAATTGTGGAAATTGTCAATGTTATACGTGAACGACATCCAGaaacatacattatttttgtt GAATTGTTTCCACGAGGTCATCACCCAAACCCCCTGCGTGAACGGAATGCATCAGTGAATGAGTTGGTGAGGAGGAAGCTGCAGGGCAGAAGTCGCGTGCAGACGGTGAACTGTGAGAAGGGGCTGGTCGGTGCTGACGGCACTATTAGCCATCACGATATGCCGGACTATCTACACTTTTCAGATGCCGGGTACCGGAAGGCGCTGGAACCTCTACACGACTTGCTGTTACAGCTCTTGACGGAAGGTGAGGAAGAACGGGACCTCACGCCATCTGAGTGA